A DNA window from Comamonas sp. 26 contains the following coding sequences:
- the phoB gene encoding phosphate regulon transcriptional regulator PhoB, producing MKKMPMVLIVEDEPAIAELIAVNLRHNGFQPVWAEDGVSAQRELDAVLPDVILLDWMLPGASGLSLARKWRADSRTKGVPILMLTARGDEPDKVAGLDAGADDYITKPFSTQELLARIRAVLRRRAPEQVQDKVSMGELMLDAAAHRVSWQGDLLKIGPTEFKLLNYLMKHPERVHSRAQLLDKVWGDHVFIEERTVDVHVKRLRESLGVAGALIETVRGAGYRFSAQALG from the coding sequence ATGAAGAAGATGCCTATGGTTCTCATCGTTGAGGACGAACCTGCGATTGCAGAGTTGATTGCAGTCAATCTGAGGCATAACGGCTTCCAGCCCGTGTGGGCGGAAGACGGTGTTTCGGCGCAGCGCGAGCTGGATGCCGTGCTGCCCGATGTGATCTTGCTGGACTGGATGCTGCCCGGCGCCAGTGGCCTGTCTCTGGCGCGCAAATGGCGTGCCGACAGCCGCACCAAGGGCGTGCCCATTCTGATGCTGACTGCGCGTGGCGATGAGCCCGACAAGGTGGCCGGCCTGGATGCCGGTGCGGATGACTACATCACCAAGCCTTTTTCCACGCAGGAGCTACTGGCCCGCATTCGCGCCGTGCTGCGCCGCCGCGCCCCCGAGCAGGTGCAGGACAAGGTCAGCATGGGTGAGCTGATGCTGGACGCAGCGGCCCACCGCGTAAGCTGGCAGGGCGATTTGCTCAAAATCGGCCCTACAGAGTTCAAGCTGCTCAATTACCTGATGAAGCACCCCGAGCGCGTGCACAGCCGTGCCCAGCTGCTGGACAAGGTCTGGGGCGATCATGTCTTTATTGAAGAGCGTACGGTAGATGTGCACGTCAAACGCCTGCGTGAATCGCTGGGCGTGGCCGGTGCGCTGATTGAAACCGTGCGCGGTGCGGGCTACCGGTTCAGCGCGCAGGCTCTGGGCTGA
- the phoR gene encoding phosphate regulon sensor histidine kinase PhoR, which translates to MGWRAFRFLASQIAAGLVLWLVWIYLIHPEATPVQQVIVVLAGFLLGGWVWWLVDSWNGARLLRWLRQSELGAAPDLSGIWGEAGVRMRRWIRQGEQQVHQGDQRLNDILSALQASPNGVVLLDEQGRIEWCNQISAKQFGFDAKRDVLQSIGNLVRDPQFSAYFAAHDFTHDLVMQGRESTPSRPVRLSVQLYGYGEGRKLLLARDVTALEQAEAMRRDFVANVSHEIRTPLTVLAGFVETLQNLPLEDDERNRYLELMAQQAERMRHLVEDLLTLSRLEGSPLPSNNDWVSVANLLTRCENEARGLSSALTRKQVRPHVLNFPDEEALKHAGEIAGASAELHSAFSNLLANAMRYTPAGGQIDVSWQILGDGTARFSVKDSGPGIDEKHVSRLTERFYRVDRSRSRDTGGTGLGLAIVKHVLQRHGAKLHIASTMGKGSEFSVTFPVARVRVSGVDSTASLLSR; encoded by the coding sequence ATGGGCTGGCGTGCTTTTCGATTCTTGGCCTCTCAGATCGCCGCAGGCCTTGTGCTCTGGCTGGTTTGGATCTACCTCATTCACCCGGAAGCGACACCGGTCCAGCAGGTGATCGTGGTGCTGGCTGGCTTCTTGCTGGGTGGCTGGGTCTGGTGGCTGGTTGATAGCTGGAATGGCGCGCGGCTGCTGCGCTGGCTGCGTCAGTCAGAGCTGGGAGCTGCACCTGATCTGTCTGGCATCTGGGGCGAGGCCGGGGTGCGCATGCGCCGCTGGATTCGCCAGGGCGAGCAGCAGGTGCATCAGGGCGATCAGCGCCTGAATGATATTTTGTCTGCTCTGCAGGCCAGCCCCAACGGCGTGGTGTTGCTGGATGAGCAGGGCCGTATTGAGTGGTGCAACCAGATATCGGCCAAGCAATTTGGCTTTGATGCCAAGCGCGATGTGCTGCAAAGCATTGGCAACTTGGTGCGAGATCCTCAGTTCAGCGCTTACTTTGCTGCGCATGACTTTACGCATGACTTGGTCATGCAGGGGCGAGAAAGTACGCCTTCGCGGCCTGTGCGCCTTTCTGTGCAGCTGTATGGCTATGGCGAAGGCCGCAAGCTGCTGCTGGCGCGCGATGTCACGGCGCTAGAGCAGGCTGAGGCCATGCGCCGCGACTTTGTGGCCAATGTCTCGCATGAAATTCGCACGCCGCTCACGGTTCTGGCTGGTTTTGTCGAAACGCTGCAAAACCTGCCATTAGAAGATGATGAGCGCAACCGCTATCTGGAGCTGATGGCCCAGCAGGCCGAGCGTATGCGACATCTGGTCGAAGATCTGCTCACGCTCTCACGTCTGGAAGGTAGTCCTCTGCCCAGCAATAACGACTGGGTGTCGGTGGCGAACTTGCTCACCCGTTGTGAGAACGAGGCGCGCGGCCTGTCTAGCGCCCTGACGCGTAAGCAGGTCAGGCCTCATGTACTGAATTTTCCCGATGAAGAAGCGCTCAAGCATGCCGGTGAAATTGCCGGTGCCAGTGCAGAGCTGCACAGCGCGTTTTCCAATTTGCTGGCCAATGCCATGCGCTACACCCCGGCGGGTGGGCAGATTGATGTGAGCTGGCAGATTCTGGGTGATGGAACGGCCCGCTTTTCCGTCAAGGACTCAGGCCCGGGCATTGACGAGAAGCATGTCTCACGCCTGACGGAGCGCTTTTACCGCGTAGACCGCAGCCGTTCCCGTGATACCGGCGGCACGGGGCTGGGGCTGGCCATCGTCAAGCATGTGCTGCAGCGGCATGGCGCCAAGCTTCACATTGCCAGCACGATGGGCAAGGGCTCGGAATTTTCTGTGACCTTCCCGGTGGCGAGGGTGCGCGTCAGCGGTGTGGATTCGACGGCCTCGCTGCTCTCGCGATAA
- a CDS encoding MATE family efflux transporter gives MKGELQHIGRHAGTVLAGQLAVMAFGTTDTIVASRYSDDALAALSVGSAIFVSVYASLMGIFQALLPLWAEQRGAGQPLAIGRSLRQSMYLCMLACLLGMAVLLMPDALLRWTDVPDALQHEVKRYLAVLAWGLPPALLFRIYSALNQALGHPKLVTWLQLLSLLIKIPLSIWFTFGGLGLQPMGAVGCALATLLVNYTMFAIALWLVRVQDFYEPLALWAKLESPDWKQLGYFCRLGVPAGLAILVEVTSFTLMALYVARQGSLSSASHQIAANLAAILYMVPLSLAIATSARVSYWRGAGDEVQARSLIQQCFKLSALIGIALAATLLIARDLIVDIYTDSPKVMALASWLLFSVAAYHVADCVQTYCIFVLRCYRVTVAPLLIYCVLLWGGGLGMGYWLTYEWQAGPTWQNWQATPMLFWACSAAALLVTAIAFSSILFKVIRTSESVQPAQQKN, from the coding sequence ATGAAGGGCGAGCTGCAACACATAGGCCGCCACGCAGGTACGGTGCTGGCAGGCCAGCTGGCCGTCATGGCCTTTGGCACCACCGACACCATTGTGGCCAGCCGCTATTCCGACGATGCGCTGGCCGCCCTGTCCGTAGGCTCAGCCATTTTCGTCAGCGTCTATGCCTCGCTGATGGGCATTTTTCAGGCCCTGCTGCCGCTGTGGGCAGAGCAACGCGGCGCGGGCCAACCGCTGGCTATTGGCCGGTCGCTGCGGCAGTCCATGTACCTGTGCATGCTGGCATGTCTGCTTGGCATGGCCGTGCTGCTCATGCCCGATGCGCTACTGCGCTGGACCGATGTGCCAGACGCGCTTCAGCACGAAGTCAAACGCTATCTGGCCGTGCTGGCTTGGGGATTACCACCTGCGCTGCTGTTTCGCATTTACAGCGCACTGAATCAGGCGCTGGGCCACCCAAAGCTGGTCACCTGGCTGCAACTGCTTTCGCTGCTGATCAAGATACCGCTGTCCATCTGGTTCACGTTTGGCGGTCTGGGCCTGCAGCCCATGGGCGCTGTGGGCTGCGCACTGGCAACGCTGCTGGTCAACTACACCATGTTTGCCATCGCCCTGTGGCTGGTGCGCGTGCAGGATTTTTATGAGCCACTGGCGCTCTGGGCCAAGCTGGAGTCGCCGGACTGGAAACAGCTGGGGTATTTCTGCCGCTTGGGCGTACCCGCCGGGCTGGCCATTTTGGTGGAAGTGACCTCCTTCACGCTGATGGCCCTGTATGTGGCGCGCCAGGGCTCGCTCTCATCGGCCAGCCACCAGATTGCGGCCAATCTGGCCGCAATCCTCTACATGGTGCCGCTGTCGCTGGCCATTGCCACCAGTGCCCGCGTCAGCTACTGGCGCGGCGCGGGTGATGAAGTGCAGGCGCGCAGCCTGATTCAACAGTGTTTCAAGCTCTCAGCACTTATTGGTATTGCGCTAGCAGCTACGCTTTTAATAGCTCGCGACTTGATTGTGGACATTTACACAGACTCCCCCAAGGTGATGGCTCTCGCCTCATGGTTGCTGTTTTCTGTGGCCGCCTACCATGTAGCCGACTGTGTGCAAACCTACTGCATCTTTGTGCTGCGCTGCTACCGCGTGACCGTGGCTCCGCTGCTCATTTACTGCGTGCTGCTCTGGGGCGGCGGCCTGGGCATGGGCTACTGGCTGACCTACGAATGGCAAGCCGGCCCCACCTGGCAAAACTGGCAGGCCACGCCCATGCTGTTCTGGGCATGCAGCGCGGCAGCTTTGTTAGTGACCGCCATTGCTTTCAGCAGCATTTTGTTCAAAGTGATTCGCACCTCTGAATCAGTCCAGCCCGCCCAGCAAAAAAACTAG
- a CDS encoding type B 50S ribosomal protein L31, with product MKEGIHPNYREVLFVDMSNGFKFVTRSCVNTKETENFEGKEYPLFKLDTTSESHPFYTGTQKSVDNMGGRVEKFRNRFGKK from the coding sequence ATGAAAGAAGGCATTCACCCTAACTACCGCGAAGTTCTGTTCGTGGACATGTCCAACGGCTTCAAGTTTGTGACCCGTTCGTGCGTGAACACCAAGGAAACAGAAAACTTCGAAGGCAAGGAATACCCCCTGTTCAAGCTGGACACGACTTCTGAGTCGCACCCCTTCTACACTGGCACACAAAAGTCGGTGGACAACATGGGTGGCCGCGTGGAGAAGTTCCGCAACCGCTTCGGCAAGAAGTAA
- the rho gene encoding transcription termination factor Rho produces MHLNELKALHVSEVLKQAEALEIENVGRMRKQELMFAIIKKRAKAGEQVFADGVLEILPDGFGFLRSPDTSYTASTDDIYISPSQVRRFNLHTGDMIEGEVRIPKDGERYFALTKLDKVNGNPPEQNKHKVLFENLTPLFPKEQLRLERDIKGEENITGRIIDIIAPIGRGQRALIVAPPKSGKTMMMQSIAHAITSNYPDVHVMVLLVDERPEEVTEMQRSVKGEIIASTFDEPATRHVHVAEMVVERAKRLVELGKDVVILLDSITRLARAYNNVVPSSGKVLSGGVDSNALQRPKRFFGAARKVEEGGSLTIIATALVDTGSRMDEVIFEEFKGTGNSELHLNRRLYEKRVFPAIELNKSGTRREELLLAPEILQKTRILRQFMYNMDEIESMELMIKNMKATKNNVEFFDMMRRGG; encoded by the coding sequence ATGCACCTTAATGAACTCAAGGCACTGCACGTGTCTGAAGTCTTGAAACAGGCCGAAGCGCTTGAGATCGAAAACGTCGGTCGCATGCGCAAGCAAGAACTGATGTTCGCCATCATCAAAAAACGCGCCAAAGCGGGCGAACAAGTTTTTGCCGACGGCGTGCTCGAAATTTTGCCCGATGGCTTTGGCTTCCTGCGTAGCCCCGATACGAGCTACACCGCCAGCACGGACGATATCTATATATCCCCTAGCCAGGTGCGCCGCTTCAATCTGCACACCGGCGACATGATCGAAGGCGAAGTGCGCATCCCCAAGGATGGCGAGCGCTACTTTGCCCTTACCAAGCTCGACAAGGTCAACGGCAACCCCCCCGAACAAAACAAGCACAAGGTGCTGTTTGAAAACCTGACCCCTCTGTTCCCCAAGGAGCAGTTGCGCCTTGAACGCGACATCAAGGGCGAAGAAAACATCACCGGCCGCATCATTGACATCATTGCTCCCATTGGCCGTGGCCAGCGCGCACTGATTGTTGCCCCTCCAAAGAGCGGCAAGACCATGATGATGCAGAGCATTGCTCACGCCATCACGTCCAACTACCCCGATGTGCACGTGATGGTGCTGCTGGTAGACGAGCGCCCTGAAGAAGTGACGGAAATGCAGCGCTCGGTCAAGGGCGAAATCATTGCCTCCACTTTCGACGAGCCCGCCACACGTCACGTTCACGTGGCAGAAATGGTTGTCGAGCGCGCCAAGCGTCTGGTGGAGCTGGGCAAGGATGTGGTCATTTTGCTGGACTCCATCACCCGCCTGGCCCGCGCCTACAACAACGTCGTGCCTTCGTCGGGCAAGGTGTTGTCGGGTGGTGTGGACTCTAACGCTTTGCAGCGTCCCAAGCGCTTCTTCGGCGCGGCCCGCAAGGTGGAAGAAGGTGGTTCTCTGACTATCATCGCCACAGCACTGGTCGATACCGGCAGCCGCATGGACGAAGTGATCTTTGAAGAATTCAAGGGCACGGGCAACAGCGAACTGCACCTGAACCGCCGCTTGTACGAAAAGCGCGTGTTCCCTGCCATCGAACTCAACAAGAGTGGCACACGCCGTGAAGAGTTGCTGCTGGCTCCCGAGATTCTGCAAAAGACGCGTATCTTGCGTCAGTTCATGTATAACATGGATGAGATCGAATCCATGGAGCTGATGATCAAGAACATGAAGGCGACGAAGAACAACGTCGAATTCTTCGACATGATGCGTCGCGGCGGTTAA
- the trxA gene encoding thioredoxin TrxA, translating into MASELIKHITDASFESDVLQPGTTVLVDYWAEWCGPCKMIAPILDDVAESYKGKVLIAKMNVDENREIPAKFGIRGIPTLMLFKDGQLAATKVGALNKTQLTAFLDQHI; encoded by the coding sequence ATGGCTAGCGAATTGATCAAGCACATCACTGATGCAAGCTTTGAATCTGACGTACTGCAACCCGGCACTACCGTGCTGGTGGATTACTGGGCTGAATGGTGCGGCCCGTGCAAGATGATTGCCCCCATCCTGGACGATGTGGCCGAAAGCTACAAAGGCAAGGTGCTGATCGCCAAGATGAACGTGGACGAAAACCGTGAAATTCCTGCCAAGTTTGGCATTCGCGGCATCCCCACACTGATGTTGTTCAAAGATGGCCAGTTGGCCGCCACCAAGGTAGGCGCTTTGAACAAGACTCAGCTGACGGCTTTCCTCGACCAGCACATCTGA
- a CDS encoding TIGR03862 family flavoprotein, whose translation MSLSEPLVADSEVVCDVAVVGAGPAGLMVAEQLAQAGLSVRVFESKASAARKFLMAGKGGLNLTHSEEFASFVTRYSSRTAELTPWLQHWGAEELKAWAKSLGFDTFVGTSGRVFPADMKAAPLLRAWLVRMKAQGVKFHMRHRWLGWDADGKPVLQTEDAKVKVDCRAFVLATGGASWARLGSDGAWAPLLEGKGVDLAPLQAANCGFDVGGAQGRVAGWSDIFAQRFAGQPFKPVVLRFTDDQGVSFARQGEFVATQTGVEGSLIYAVSAMLRDCIARQGHAAFELDLLPQFSAERVLQEVMHPRGSRSLSSHLKGRLGLDGIKAGLLYEVLGKDGMADSARLAATIKAVPLTVIAPRPIDEAISTAGGVRLEALDEHGMCTALPGVFCAGEMLDWEAPTGGYLLTACMSSGVHIANGVVKYLQGK comes from the coding sequence ATGAGTCTCTCGGAGCCGTTGGTGGCCGATTCTGAAGTGGTCTGTGATGTGGCTGTGGTGGGAGCAGGGCCCGCTGGGCTGATGGTGGCTGAGCAGCTGGCACAGGCTGGTTTGTCTGTCCGAGTGTTTGAGAGCAAGGCCTCGGCCGCGCGCAAGTTCCTCATGGCTGGCAAGGGGGGGCTCAATCTCACGCATTCCGAGGAATTCGCGAGTTTTGTCACCCGTTATAGCTCTCGTACTGCGGAGTTGACGCCCTGGTTGCAGCATTGGGGTGCAGAAGAATTGAAAGCCTGGGCTAAAAGCTTGGGCTTTGATACTTTTGTGGGTACGTCGGGCCGAGTCTTTCCTGCAGATATGAAGGCCGCGCCATTGCTGCGCGCCTGGTTGGTGCGCATGAAAGCCCAAGGGGTGAAATTTCATATGCGCCACCGCTGGCTGGGCTGGGATGCAGATGGAAAGCCTGTGCTGCAGACGGAAGATGCAAAGGTCAAGGTGGACTGCAGGGCTTTTGTGCTGGCAACTGGCGGTGCCAGTTGGGCTCGTCTGGGCTCTGATGGCGCGTGGGCTCCGTTGCTTGAAGGCAAGGGTGTAGATCTTGCGCCGCTGCAAGCGGCTAACTGTGGCTTTGATGTGGGTGGGGCGCAGGGGCGCGTAGCAGGCTGGAGCGACATATTCGCCCAGCGCTTTGCCGGTCAGCCTTTCAAGCCTGTGGTTCTGCGGTTCACCGATGATCAAGGTGTCAGTTTTGCGCGTCAGGGCGAGTTTGTGGCGACGCAAACGGGGGTGGAAGGAAGCCTGATTTATGCTGTTTCGGCCATGTTGCGGGACTGTATTGCTCGCCAGGGTCATGCGGCGTTCGAGCTGGATTTGCTGCCGCAATTTAGCGCCGAGCGTGTGCTGCAAGAAGTCATGCACCCACGCGGTTCGCGCAGTCTCAGCAGCCACCTCAAAGGCCGCTTGGGTCTGGATGGCATCAAGGCAGGTCTTCTGTATGAAGTTCTTGGTAAAGATGGCATGGCTGATTCGGCACGCTTGGCTGCAACGATCAAGGCTGTGCCTTTGACGGTGATTGCGCCGCGCCCTATTGATGAAGCCATTAGTACTGCGGGCGGCGTGCGCCTTGAAGCGCTGGATGAGCATGGCATGTGCACGGCGCTTCCTGGGGTGTTCTGCGCTGGGGAAATGCTGGACTGGGAGGCTCCTACAGGTGGTTATCTGCTGACCGCATGCATGTCATCGGGTGTGCATATTGCTAATGGCGTTGTGAAGTACCTGCAAGGCAAGTAA
- the def gene encoding peptide deformylase → MTVRTILKMGDPRLLQVAKPVTEFDTDALHLLLKDLLDTMHAANGAGLAAPQIGVGLQVVVFGSGQLNPRYPDAPIVPITVLINPVITPMGEQELLDWEGCLSVPGMRGMVPRWNTVRYTGFDIYGDPIDRTVEGFHARVVQHECDHLWGKLYPMRMRDFSQFGFTDVLFPGIAQAEDD, encoded by the coding sequence ATGACAGTTCGCACAATTTTGAAAATGGGTGACCCCCGCCTGCTGCAGGTTGCCAAGCCTGTTACCGAATTTGATACGGATGCTTTGCACCTGCTTCTTAAGGACTTGCTGGACACCATGCATGCCGCCAACGGAGCTGGTCTGGCTGCTCCTCAGATTGGTGTCGGTCTGCAAGTCGTGGTGTTTGGTTCGGGGCAACTCAATCCTCGTTATCCCGACGCACCTATCGTACCTATCACAGTGTTGATCAACCCTGTCATCACGCCTATGGGTGAGCAGGAGCTGCTGGATTGGGAGGGCTGCCTTTCTGTGCCAGGGATGCGAGGCATGGTGCCGCGCTGGAATACTGTGCGTTATACGGGCTTTGATATCTATGGTGATCCCATAGACCGGACGGTGGAGGGCTTTCATGCGCGAGTGGTTCAGCACGAGTGCGATCATCTGTGGGGCAAGCTCTACCCCATGCGGATGCGGGATTTCAGTCAATTTGGCTTTACGGATGTGCTGTTCCCCGGAATTGCTCAGGCTGAGGACGATTGA
- a CDS encoding nucleobase:cation symporter-2 family protein, whose product MSDQTGVPQSSGAQRPEDENLGFAANLMYGLQHVLTMYGGIVAVPLIVAEAAGMSAADAGLLVTACLFMGGVATLLQTLGLPFFGCRLPLVQGVSFAGVATMVSILHTGGGMQGVLGAVMYASVLGLIIAPVFSRITKFFPPLVNGCVITVIGMSLMPVAAHWAMGGNAKSADYGSMGNIGLAGLSLFMVLLFSKLGNAMLSRLSILMAIVVGTVTAVFVGKADFSQVLSGPIFAVPTPLHFGWPTFDMAATISMFIVILVILVETSADVLAVGEIVDSPVDGRRLGDGLRADMLSSIVAPIFGGFTQSAFAQNVGLVAVTGVKSRFVVAFSGLILIVFGVLPVMGRIVACVPPSVLGGAGLVLFGTVAASGIRTLAKVEYNNNMNLIIVATSVSAGLLPVVAPKFYDQFPDWFATIFHSGISATALVAVTLNLVYNHFKQGNSDQPSVFEAGYGRVLSQHVLEALADGDRVEGGKVFDKEGKEVPVIQAKPAHGH is encoded by the coding sequence ATGAGCGATCAGACCGGAGTGCCCCAGAGTTCGGGTGCCCAGCGGCCCGAGGATGAGAACTTAGGCTTTGCAGCCAACCTCATGTATGGCTTGCAACATGTGTTGACGATGTATGGCGGCATTGTGGCTGTGCCTTTGATTGTTGCTGAAGCTGCTGGCATGTCCGCAGCTGATGCCGGTCTGCTGGTGACTGCTTGCCTGTTCATGGGCGGGGTTGCAACGCTGTTGCAAACCTTGGGCCTGCCTTTCTTTGGTTGTCGTTTGCCTCTGGTGCAAGGCGTCTCATTCGCGGGCGTTGCCACCATGGTCAGCATTTTGCATACCGGTGGCGGTATGCAAGGCGTGCTGGGGGCTGTCATGTACGCCTCGGTACTGGGCTTGATCATTGCGCCGGTTTTCTCGCGCATCACTAAATTCTTCCCGCCACTGGTCAATGGCTGCGTGATTACGGTGATCGGCATGTCGCTGATGCCTGTGGCTGCGCACTGGGCCATGGGCGGCAATGCCAAATCTGCTGATTACGGCAGCATGGGCAATATCGGTCTGGCTGGCCTGTCCCTGTTCATGGTTCTGCTATTCAGCAAGCTGGGCAATGCCATGCTGTCGCGCCTGTCCATTCTGATGGCGATTGTGGTGGGTACGGTGACTGCCGTGTTCGTCGGTAAGGCTGATTTCTCGCAAGTCCTCAGCGGCCCCATCTTTGCCGTGCCCACACCGCTGCACTTTGGCTGGCCTACTTTTGATATGGCAGCCACCATCTCCATGTTCATCGTGATTCTGGTGATCCTGGTGGAAACCTCGGCTGACGTCCTGGCTGTGGGCGAAATCGTGGACAGCCCTGTGGATGGTCGCCGCCTGGGTGATGGTCTGCGCGCTGACATGCTTTCCAGCATCGTTGCGCCTATCTTTGGCGGCTTTACCCAAAGCGCATTTGCCCAAAACGTGGGTCTGGTTGCTGTGACTGGTGTCAAGAGCCGCTTTGTGGTGGCGTTCTCTGGCCTGATCCTGATCGTGTTTGGCGTGCTGCCCGTCATGGGCCGTATCGTGGCTTGCGTGCCTCCGTCCGTGCTGGGTGGCGCGGGCCTGGTGCTGTTCGGCACCGTGGCTGCCAGTGGTATTCGTACTCTGGCCAAGGTGGAGTACAACAACAATATGAATCTGATTATTGTTGCCACTTCGGTGAGTGCAGGCCTGCTGCCTGTGGTCGCTCCCAAGTTCTACGACCAGTTTCCTGACTGGTTTGCTACGATTTTCCACTCCGGTATCAGTGCGACAGCTCTGGTTGCCGTGACTCTGAATCTGGTCTACAACCACTTCAAGCAAGGCAATTCCGATCAGCCTTCTGTGTTTGAAGCTGGCTATGGCCGCGTTCTGAGCCAGCACGTGCTTGAAGCTCTGGCCGATGGTGACCGTGTTGAAGGCGGCAAGGTGTTTGACAAGGAAGGCAAGGAAGTGCCGGTCATCCAAGCCAAGCCTGCTCACGGCCATTGA
- a CDS encoding NAD(P)/FAD-dependent oxidoreductase, translating to MSLSNASSSQQPAVETDALIIGAGPAGLFQAFQLGLQGIPAHLIDALPHVGGQCSQLYGHKPIYDVPGIPVCTGLELVQLLEKQIEPMKVPRHLGQQVQTLQAMEDGRWQVSSSAGTVFHARTVFIAAGVGAFVPKALKVAGIELLTMGQLHYHPLQLDMAAGHNVLVYGGDEEAVNAAISCAAAAAKTQLMHRRDSFNAEHAQLAQLQQLRESGAIDVLIGQITDIQQESGQLNAVQWMDGEGNEQSLAIEQLLIFQGISPKLGPVTDWGLALERKQLLVDPATLTTSAQGIYAIGDIVSYPGKKRLILCAFHEATMAAFAAAEYLQGSKPLLEYTTTSARLHAILGVAH from the coding sequence ATGAGCCTGTCCAACGCATCCTCTTCCCAACAACCCGCCGTGGAAACCGACGCCCTCATCATTGGCGCAGGTCCGGCGGGTTTGTTTCAGGCCTTTCAGCTAGGTCTGCAGGGCATTCCCGCCCATCTGATTGATGCCCTGCCCCATGTCGGCGGCCAGTGCAGCCAGCTCTACGGTCACAAGCCCATCTACGACGTGCCCGGCATCCCGGTCTGCACAGGGCTAGAACTGGTGCAACTGCTGGAAAAGCAGATTGAGCCGATGAAAGTACCTCGCCACCTTGGTCAGCAGGTTCAGACCCTGCAAGCCATGGAGGACGGACGCTGGCAGGTCTCAAGCTCTGCTGGCACTGTGTTTCACGCCCGCACCGTCTTTATCGCCGCAGGCGTGGGTGCTTTTGTGCCCAAGGCATTGAAGGTTGCAGGCATAGAGCTGCTGACAATGGGCCAGTTGCACTACCACCCGCTGCAACTGGATATGGCGGCTGGCCACAATGTGCTGGTCTATGGCGGTGATGAGGAAGCGGTTAACGCCGCCATCAGCTGTGCAGCAGCTGCCGCAAAAACCCAACTCATGCACCGCCGCGACAGCTTCAATGCCGAGCATGCGCAACTGGCTCAGTTGCAGCAACTGCGCGAATCCGGCGCCATCGATGTGCTGATTGGTCAGATCACCGACATTCAACAAGAAAGCGGCCAGCTCAATGCCGTGCAATGGATGGATGGCGAGGGCAATGAGCAGTCTCTGGCCATCGAGCAATTGCTAATTTTTCAGGGCATCTCCCCCAAGCTAGGCCCAGTAACAGACTGGGGGCTGGCACTGGAGCGCAAGCAACTCTTGGTAGACCCCGCCACGCTGACCACCAGCGCCCAAGGCATTTATGCCATTGGCGACATCGTCAGCTACCCCGGCAAGAAACGACTGATTCTCTGCGCCTTCCACGAAGCCACCATGGCTGCGTTTGCCGCTGCTGAGTACCTGCAAGGCAGCAAGCCATTGCTGGAATACACAACCACCAGCGCCCGTCTGCACGCCATTCTGGGCGTCGCTCACTAG
- the fdxA gene encoding ferredoxin FdxA, which produces MTHVVTENCIKCKYTDCVDVCPVDCFREGPNFLVIDPDECIDCAVCIPECPANAIFAEEDVPADQLAFIKLNVDLSQIKTWKSITKRKAALPDADEWNGKPNKVDLLER; this is translated from the coding sequence ATGACTCACGTCGTTACCGAAAATTGCATCAAGTGCAAATACACCGATTGCGTGGATGTTTGTCCCGTGGACTGCTTCCGTGAAGGCCCTAACTTCCTGGTCATCGATCCCGATGAATGCATTGACTGCGCAGTCTGCATTCCCGAATGCCCAGCGAATGCCATCTTTGCCGAAGAAGATGTGCCAGCTGATCAGTTGGCCTTCATCAAGCTGAACGTCGACCTCTCCCAGATCAAGACCTGGAAGAGCATCACCAAGCGCAAGGCTGCGCTGCCTGATGCCGACGAGTGGAATGGCAAGCCAAATAAAGTGGATTTGCTCGAGCGCTAA